A stretch of the Capsicum annuum cultivar UCD-10X-F1 chromosome 10, UCD10Xv1.1, whole genome shotgun sequence genome encodes the following:
- the LOC107844601 gene encoding ethylene-responsive transcription factor ERF024 — protein MSSSGANSTNNSGGASNSTGRHPVYKGIRKRKSSGKWVSEIREPRSPNRIWLGTFPTPEMAAVAYDVAALALKGRGAELNFPNSASSLPVPATNSSRDIQAAAACAAAALGAAGDALVGARSRPVSREAGNMAGNNDNNNHSNEGFMDEDLIFDMPNVIMNMAEGMLLSPPRLNLPADDDNAAGADQNLWNYP, from the coding sequence ATGTCCAGTTCTGGGGCGAACAGTACTAACAACAGTGGTGGAGCTAGTAATTCCACTGGGCGACACCCGGTGTACAAAGGAATAAGGAAAAGGAAGAGTAGTGGCAAATGGGTGTCCGAAATTCGGGAGCCACGGTCCCCGAACCGTATTTGGCTCGGGACATTCCCAACTCCCGAAATGGCGGCCGTCGCATATGACGTGGCCGCCCTGGCACTCAAAGGGCGGGGCGCCGAGCTCAACTTCCCAAACTCAGCGTCCTCGTTGCCTGTCCCGGCTACTAACTCGTCCCGGGACATCCAGGCGGCTGCGGCCTGTGCAGCCGCAGCACTTGGGGCGGCTGGGGACGCCCTAGTGGGCGCCCGTAGTAGACCGGTTTCAAGAGAGGCTGGAAATATGGCTgggaataatgataataataatcatagtaatgagggctttatggatgaagatTTGATATTTGATATGCCTAATGTTATTATGAATATGGCTGAAGGGATGTTACTTAGTCCACCACGTCTCAACCTTCCTGCAGATGATGACAATGCTGCTGGTGCAGACCAAAATCTCTGGAATTATCCCTAA
- the LOC107844602 gene encoding LOW QUALITY PROTEIN: type-1 glutamine synthetase 1-like (The sequence of the model RefSeq protein was modified relative to this genomic sequence to represent the inferred CDS: inserted 1 base in 1 codon) yields the protein MAKVIPRERLSFVKQHGLGLSPACLAALSSVSNAPAEDTKLTFTGIVRLIPDLSTRCKILWEKQQEMTLADMCIEPGKPWEYCPREVFRKVVKILKDEFDLVVNVGFEIEFYLLKSVIRYVIFKLQFLIFNXKCCTKFASSIFEDIITYLETLNITVEQVHAETGKGQYEVVLGYTEASTAIISLIYAREVIKSVARQHGMMATFVPKYAEDEDGSGSHVHISLSRNGENVFMASGDSKYGMSKIGESFMAGVFNHLPAILAFTATHPLSYERMLPKTRNAAYVCWGKENTEARLRTASPPGIADGLVNHFEIKAFDACANPYLSLAAIILSGVDGLRKDLSLPKPVEGDSDVAGEKPRSVPDSISL from the exons ATGGcaaag GTTATTCCAAGAGAACGTCTCAGCTTTGTGAAGCAACATGGTCTAGGCTTAAGTCCTGCATGCCTGGCTgcactcagttcagtatctaaTGCCCCCGCGGAGGATACTAAACTCACATTTACGGGCATAGtcagacttattcctgatttatCAACCAGATGCAAAATCCTGTG GGAAAAACAACAGGAAATGACTTTAGCTGACATGTGTATCGAACCTGGTAAACCATGGGAATACTGTCCAAGAGAAGTATTTCGGAAAGTTGTTAAAATTCTAAAAGATGAATTCGACTTG GTTGTGAATGTAGGctttgaaattgaattttacCTTTTGAAGAGTGTAATAAGGTATGTTATTTTTAAGTTGCAGTTTCTAATCTTTA CAAAATGTTGCACTAAATTTGCATCGTCTATATTTGAAGATATCATCACTTATCTCGAAACACTGAATATTACAGTTGAACAG GTACACGCGGAAACTGGGAAAGGTCAGTATGAAGTTGTCCTGGGATATACAGAGGCTAGTACAGCGATTATCAGCTTAATTTATGCACGTGAAGTGATCAAGTCAGTTGCAAGGCAACACGGAATGATGGCAACTTTTGTTCCAAA GTATGCAGAAGATGAAGATGGCTCCGGATCACATGTCCACATCAGTTTGTCTAGAAACGGAGAAAATGTATTTATGGCATCGGGCGATTCAAAATATGGGATGTCCAAGATTGGGGAATCATTCATGGCTGGGGTGTTTAATCATCTTCCTGCCATATTAGCTTTTACTGCAACACATCCTCTTAG TTATGAGCGTATGCTACCTAAGACGCGAAATGCAGCTTACGTTTGCTGGGGAAAAGAAAATACAGAGGCACGATTGAGAACTGCTAGCCCTCCTGGGATAGCAGATGGTCTTGTAAATCATTTTGAAATCAAGGCATTTGATGCGTGCGCAAACCCATACCTCAGTCTTGCTGCAATAATTCTTTCTGGTGTTGATGGGCTGCGAAAAGATTTAAGCCTTCCAAAACCAGTTG AAGGGGATTCGGATGTCGCTGGAGAGAAACCACGAAGTGTACCAGATTCTATTTCTCTTTAG
- the LOC107843646 gene encoding threonine dehydratase 1 biosynthetic, chloroplastic, with protein sequence MDVLRFTSLNSRDFHFHYRLEFTGRTSAVIRSDAVKPSGKRNGFKRATISKPAAILTASEPVQIEPEPEPDQSDGTLPLVVHPSSLQCDQGYLIPNNPRGDIGYSYVREILTSKVYEIAEETPLQLASKLSDRLGVNLWLKREDLHPVFSFKIRGSYHMMAKLSKEQLEKGVICSSAGNHAQGVALAAKRLGCNAVIVMPVITAEIKWKSVERLGATVVRVGDTYEEAQAYAVARGKAEGRAFIPPFDHPDIITGQGTVGMEINRQLKDKIHAIFVPVGGGGLIAGIAAYMKKVSPDTKIIGVEPVDSNSLALALHHDRPVMLEQVGGFADAVAIKMVGEESFRLCRELIDGVVLVNHDAICASIKDMFEEKRSILEPAGALALAGAEAYCKYYGLKGENIVALTSGANMNFDRLRFVTELADVGRQREAFLATYMSVEPGSFKMFYEMVEHMNITELKFRYSSEKENARVLYRVGRHTKSELEEIVDRMESSQLHTFNFTDNELVKAHLRHLMDGTSNVHNELIGRFIFPNRPGALMKFLDTFSPRWNISLLHYRAQGETGANVLIGIQVPEDEVDEFRDQADSLGYEYAVETLNEAFQELMH encoded by the exons ATGGACGTTCTCCGTTTCACCTCTCTAAATTCACGCGATTTCCATTTTCATTACCGTCTGGAATTTACTGGAAGAACATCCGCCGTTATCCGCTCCGACGCCGTTAAACCTTCCGGAAAAAGAAACGGGTTCAAACGTGCTACAATTTCAAAACCGGCGGCGATTCTGACTGCATCTGAACCGGTGCAGATTGAACCGGAACCGGAACCGGATCAATCAGATGGTACATTGCCATTAGTAGTGCATCCGAGTTCGTTACAGTGCGATCAAGGTTATTTGATACCGAATAATCCACGTGGTGATATTGGGTACAGCTACGTAAGGGAAATATTGACCTCAAAAGTGTATGAAATAGCTGAGGAGACGCCTTTGCAGCTTGCGAGTAAGCTATCGGATCGGTTAGGGGTAAATTTATGGCTTAAACGTGAAGATCTTCATCCG GTATTCTCATTCAAGATCAGAGGATCTTACCATATGATGGCAAAACTCTCCAAGGAGCAGTTAGAAAAGGGGGTTATATGCTCATCAGCTGGAAATCATGCACAAGGTGTTGCATTAGCTGCCAAGAGACTTGGCTGCAATGCTGTGATTGTGATGCCTGTTATTACAGCAGAAATTAAA TGGAAATCAGTTGAGAGATTGGGTGCTACTGTTGTTCGTGTGGGGGACACATATGAAGAAGCTCAAGCATATGCCGTAGCTCGGGGCAAAGCAGAAGGTCGTGCATTCATCCCTCCCTTTGATCACCCAGATATCATAACAGGGCAAGGTACTGTTGGAATGGAGATTAATCGGCAACTCAAAGATAAGATACACGCAATATTTGTGCCTGTTGGTGGAGGGGGTCTTATAGCTGGCATTGCTGCCTATATGAAAAAGGTCTCTCCTGATACAAAGATTATTGGTGTTGAGCCAGTGGATTCAAATTCATTGGCGTTGGCATTACACCATGATCGACCAGTAATGCTGGAACAAGTTGGAGGTTTTGCAGATGCAGTAGCTATTAAAATGGTTGGTGAAGAAAGTTTCCGTCTCTGCAGGGAATTAATAGATGGGGTGGTCCTAGTTAATCATGATGCTATATGTGCATCGATAAAG GACATGTTTGAAGAGAAAAGAAGCATACTGGAGCCAGCAGGTGCACTTGCCCTGGCTGGAGCTGAAGCATACTGTAAGTACTATGGCCTGAAGGGAGAAAACATTGTAGCACTAACTAGTGGAGCTAACATGAACTTCGACAGACTTAGATTTGTAACTGAACTTGCGGATGTTGGTAGACAGCGGGAAGCTTTTCTCGCTACTTATATGTCTGTAGAGCCAGGCAGCTTCAAGATGTTCTATGAGATG GTGGAACATATGAATATTACTGAATTGAAGTTCAGATATAGTTCTGAGAAAGAAAATGCTAGAGTACTTTACAG AGTTGGTCGTCACACTAAATCGGAACTTGAAGAAATAGTGGACAGAATGGAATCATCACAACTGCATACCTTTAATTTTACCGATAATGAATTGGTCAAAGCTCATCTACGGCATTTG ATGGATGGTACATCAAATGTTCACAATGAGCTTATCGGTCGATTCATCTTCCCCAACCGGCCTGGTGCTTTAATGAAGTTTTTAGATACTTTCAGCCCACGTTGGAACATAAGTCTATTACATTACCGTGCACAG GGAGAAACTGGTGCGAATGTGTTAATCGGCATCCAAGTTCCAGAggatgaggttgatgaattcCGGGATCAAGCTGACAGTCTTGGCTATGAATATGCAGTGGAGACTCTCAATGAAGCTTTCCAGGAACTAATGCATTGA